The following coding sequences are from one Triticum dicoccoides isolate Atlit2015 ecotype Zavitan chromosome 4A, WEW_v2.0, whole genome shotgun sequence window:
- the LOC119286388 gene encoding uncharacterized protein LOC119286388 → MACNGEARLSCFSLSGSKIFFTDSGARTTLYDTEDRCMITSPSLHSPKCYPIAVSVPIPGSEGEQDGGDHSLYIMDTEPDPCKASPFEALICCKCPDRDVTVPKTWHCDTLPPPPFLNNPGRSSISISSYSVVGDVICISADGLGTYCFDTVSRTWSLAGDWQMPFYGKAEYIPELNLWFGLSAGNPELPCAADLSPVLRGHEPKQRYVWRDPDLPEEWHPSSYGSSNITSFGSGRFCITNFYEDMNNCLMDRQSGPVGESIVVFSGL, encoded by the coding sequence ATGGCTTGCAACGGCGAAGCCCGATTGAGTTGTTTCTCTCTCTCTGGAAGCAAGATCTTCTTCACTGATAGTGGGGCACGCACCACCCTCTATGACACTGAGGACCGCTGCATGATAACATCCCCAAGCCTCCATTCGCCCAAATGCTACCCCATCGCCGTCTCTGTCCCCATCCCTGGATCTGAAGGTGAGCAGGATGGCGGTGACCACAGCCTCTACATCATGGACACAGAGCCCGATCCATGCAAGGCCTCTCCGTTCGAGGCGCTAATCTGCTGCAAGTGCCCAGATAGAGACGTTACTGTCCCGAAGACATGGCATTGTGACACACTCCCGCCGCCGCCGTTCCTTAATAATCCAGGTCGCAGCTCTATCTCGATATCATCTTATTCTGTGGTGGGGGACGTCATCTGCATTTCCGCAGATGGCTTGGGCACCTACTGCTTCGACACGGTGAGCCGGACGTGGAGCCTGGCTGGTGACTGGCAGATGCCCTTCTACGGCAAGGCGGAGTACATCCCTGAGCTCAACCTCTGGTTTGGCCTCTCTGCTGGTAATCCTGAGCTCCCGTGTGCGGCTGATCTCTCCCCTGTCCTTAGAGGGCATGAGCCGAAGCAGCGCTATGTTTGGAGGGATCCAGATCTGCCGGAGGAATGGCACCCGTCATCCTATGGTTCCAGCAACATTACCAGTTTTGGTTCTGGTAGATTTTGCATCACCAACTTCTATGAAGACATGAACAACTGTTTGATGGATAGACAATCAGGTCCAGTTGGCGAGTCAATTGTTGTATTCAGTGGGTTGTAA